A single genomic interval of Drosophila virilis strain 15010-1051.87 chromosome 2, Dvir_AGI_RSII-ME, whole genome shotgun sequence harbors:
- the LOC6629553 gene encoding uncharacterized protein, with amino-acid sequence MSKKRSRTGSKPEATNMPNTFLPAKANVFKCPNNGISTDRLAGIEDIAQCDSSGVPFILVDGVCVKSRQQLQAALSKREKKNMKRIQKKCCVLPWLDHTSPATDTVPITESEKDAKEESDFLADMQQLQLDMLRAEGKPVASLATGSITPIAHATSVEDLVPHMSRMDEIRIQLEKLREQQQCDPIIATPLAEQQRIRRQATFDIERDAPIETSVSSISLDFQTPIFSQQRLIRATTSSQLPTIDTRRTLQRMNSATCLCKKSTSSMVLGSNKSCRLEPFNTLRSPVSPIVNQIGDLLMQLPHQQQENISRNTGPFSYVVTISPKVGGTSCNVEPLPVTKTRSLTIPNASRCVTETIKRDSPIDIGAAPSSLQPKSRTFLKMPRLFKKIKK; translated from the coding sequence ATGAGCAAAAAAAGGAGTCGCACTGGAAGCAAGCCGGAGGCAACGAATATGCCAAACACTTTTTTACCGGCTAAAGCAAATGTCTTTAAGTGTCCCAATAATGGTATTTCCACTGATCGACTGGCCGGCATTGAAGACATTGCCCAGTGCGACAGCTCGGGCGTACCGTTTATTTTGGTCGATGGTGTATGTGTGAAGTCgcgacagcagctgcaagCGGCTCTGtcaaagagagaaaaaaagaatatgAAACGCATCCAGAAGAAATGCTGCGTGCTTCCTTGGCTGGATCACACGAGCCCAGCAACTGATACGGTACCAATCACCGAGTCGGAGAAAGATGCTAAGGAGGAAAGTGACTTCCTGGCAGATATGCAGCAACTACAGTTAGACATGCTCAGAGCTGAAGGGAAACCCGTAGCATCTTTGGCAACAGGCTCGATTACGCCTATTGCGCATGCCACTAGTGTCGAGGATCTAGTGCCGCATATGTCAAGAATGGACGAAATCCGCATACAACTTGAGAAGCTGCGCGAACAGCAGCAGTGCGATCCGATTATAGCCACTCCACTGGCAGAGCAACAACGCATAAGGCGGCAAGCCACGTTTGACATAGAGCGAGATGCGCCGATTGAGACGTCTGTATCAAGCATCTCCCTTGACTTCCAGACCCCTATCTTTTCCCAACAGCGTCTGATTCGTGCCACAACCAGCAGCCAATTGCCGACAATAGACACACGACGGACCTTACAAAGGATGAACAGCGCGACCTGCTTGTGCAAAAAAAGCACCTCCAGCATGGTGCTGGGAAGTAACAAGTCCTGCAGATTAGAGCCCTTTAATACTCTGAGATCACCTGTGTCTCCCATTGTCAATCAAATCGGTGACCTGCTCATGCAGCTGCCGCATCAACAACAAGAGAATATTTCGCGAAACACTGGACCCTTCTCCTATGTGGTAACCATTTCGCCTAAGGTAGGCGGCACTAGCTGCAACGTAGAGCCCCTTCCAGTGACGAAAACCCGCTCGCTGACGATTCCAAATGCCTCACGCTGTGTAACCGAAACGATTAAGAGAGATTCGCCCATAGATATAGGTGCTGCCCCATCAAGCCTTCAGCCTAAGTCACGAACATTCTTAAAGATGCCTAGACTGTTCAAGAAAATAAAGAAGTGA